In Capricornis sumatraensis isolate serow.1 chromosome 16, serow.2, whole genome shotgun sequence, a genomic segment contains:
- the LOC138092741 gene encoding olfactory receptor 52A1-like, which yields MSISNVTIFMPSVLTLIGVPGLESVQCWIGVPFCAMYLIAMIGNFLLLIIIISERSLHQPMYIFLGMLGVTDIALSTSIVPKMLGIFWFHVTEIYFDSCLLQMWLIHTFQCTESGILLAMALDRYVAICYPLRYAAIFSHKLVTQIAAMVTLRAAILVAPCLILIKIRLQFYHTTVISHSYCEHMAVVKLAAENIRVNKIYGLFVAFTVAGLDIVLITLSYIQIFITVFRLPQKEARLKAFNTCVAHICVFLQFYSLGFFSFFAHRFGSHIPPYIHILFSSTYLLVPPFLNPLVYGAKTKQIHVHMAKIFCSKNLL from the coding sequence ATGTCCATTTCCAACGTTACAATCTTCATGCCTTCTGTGTTGACCCTTATAGGAGTCCCAGGCCTAGAATCTGTGCAGTGCTGGATTGGGGTTCCATTTTGTGCCATGTATCTAATTGCTATGAttggaaatttcttgcttttgaTTATCATCATATCAGAACGCAGCCTCCATCAGCCCATGTATATTTTCCTAGGCATGTTAGGAGTCACAGATATTGCTCTCAGCACAAGCATTGTGCCCAAGATGCTTGGAATCTTCTGGTTTCATGTAACAGAGATATATTTTGATTCTTGCTTGCTTCAAATGTGGCTCATCCACACATTTCAGTGCACAGAATCAGGCATCCTCCTAGCCATGGCCCTGGACCGCTATGTAGCCATCTGTTATCCACTCAGATATGCTGCCATCTTCTCTCACAAGTTAGTCACTCAGATAGCAGCTATGGTAACACTCAGGGCTGCCATTCTTGTAGCACCATGCCTAATACTGATAAAGATTCGATTACAATTTTACCATACAACAGTCATCTCTCATTCCTACTGTGAACATATGGCTGTCGTGAAACTGGCTGCAGAAAATATCAGGGTTAACAAAATCTATGGTTTGTTTGTGGCCTTCACTGTTGCTGGGCTTGACATTGTGTTAATCACGTTGTCCTACATACAGATATTCATCACAGTTTTTCGTTTGCCTCAGAAGGAGGCTAGGTTGAAAGCGTTCAACACTTGCGTCGCTCACATCTGTGTCTTCCTCCAGTTCTACTCCCTtggtttcttctccttctttgcaCATAGATTTGGTTCCCACATCCCTCCTTATATTCACATCCTCTTTTCTAGCACTTATCTGCTGGTCCCTCCATTTCTCAACCCACTTGTCTATGGTGCAAAGACCAAGCAGATCCATGTCCATATGgcaaaaatattttgttcaaaAAATTTGCTGTGa